A single genomic interval of Trichosurus vulpecula isolate mTriVul1 chromosome 6, mTriVul1.pri, whole genome shotgun sequence harbors:
- the LOC118852587 gene encoding 60S ribosomal protein L37a-like, protein MAKRTKKVGIVGKYGTRYGASLRKMVKKIEISQHAKYTCSFCGKTKMKRQAVGIWHCGSCMKTVAGGAWTYNTTSAVTVKSAIRRLKELKDQ, encoded by the coding sequence ATGGCTAAACGCACCAAGAAGGTTGGAATTGTTGGTAAATATGGAACACGTTATGGTGCATCCCTcagaaaaatggtgaagaaaattgaaattagccAGCATGCCAAGTATACCTGCTCCTTCTGTGGCAAGACCAAAATGAAGAGACAGGCCGTGGGTATCTGGCATTGTGGATCCTGTATGAAAACTGTAGCTGGTGGTGCATGGACCTACAATACCACCTCTGCAGTCACAGTCAAATCTGCCATCAGAAGACTGAAGGAATTGAAAGACCAGTAA